CACCAGCCGAGCCGCCTGCTGCCGACCATCAAGAGCCGCTGTGTGCAGCAGGCCTGCCCGTTGCCCAGCGAGGCGATGAGCCTGCAGTGGCTCGGCGAAATGCTGCCCGGTAGCAGCGAACAGGACATCCGCGAGCTGTTGTACCTGGCGGCGGGCTCTCCGCTGGCCGCTGCCAGGCTGCAGGAGCAGGGCGTACGCGAGCAGCGCGCCCTGGTGGTCGACGGCGTCAAGAAGCTGCACAAGCAGCAGGCCTCGGCCAGCCAGTTGGCCGAAGCCTGGAAGGACGTGCCACTGCCGCTTTTGTTCGACTGGTTCTGCGACTGGGCTCACCTGACCCTGCGCTATCAACTGGCCCAGGACGAGCAGGGCCTTGGCCCCGCGGACATGGCCAAGGTGGTGCAGTACCTGGCGCAGAAGTCTTCCCAGGCCAAGGTGCTGGCCATCCAGGAATGGCTGCTGCAGCAGCGCCAGAAAGTGCTGGGCAAAGCCAACCTCAACCGTGTGCTGCTTCTCGAAGCCTTGCTGGTGCAGTGGGCAAGTCTGCCTGGACCGGGCTAGAATCGACCCCACGTCATGACTTCAGGAATCACGCATGAACTTGCCACCTAATCTGGGACCCCGTAACGGCATCCTGTCCCTGACCATCAAGGACAAGTCCGTGCTGTATGCCGCCTACATGCCCTTCATCAAGAATGGCGGCCTGTTCATTCCCACCAACAAGAGCTACAAGCTCGGTGACGAAGTGTTCA
Above is a genomic segment from Pseudomonas argentinensis containing:
- a CDS encoding DNA polymerase III subunit delta', with the protein product MADVYPWQAALWQQLAGRTQHAHAYLLHGPAGIGKRALAERLMALLLCKSPVDLQPCGQCKSCHLLAAGSHPDNYVLEPEEADKPIKVDQVRALVNFVVQTAQLGGRKVVLLEPTEAMNLNAANALLKSLEEPSGDTVLLLISHQPSRLLPTIKSRCVQQACPLPSEAMSLQWLGEMLPGSSEQDIRELLYLAAGSPLAAARLQEQGVREQRALVVDGVKKLHKQQASASQLAEAWKDVPLPLLFDWFCDWAHLTLRYQLAQDEQGLGPADMAKVVQYLAQKSSQAKVLAIQEWLLQQRQKVLGKANLNRVLLLEALLVQWASLPGPG